The sequence below is a genomic window from Amia ocellicauda isolate fAmiCal2 chromosome 6, fAmiCal2.hap1, whole genome shotgun sequence.
TATAGACCACAGACACATTTGTCTTTGCCCTCATACAAGACAACAACCACATGggagaaaaattaaataatgattaatCTGAAGGACATTAGAGTTAGATTCAAACTCTGGGAGCTCCTACCTTCCACTCAGAGAAGAGCGAGTCGTTGTGTATGTGTCCGTGTTCATCACTCACTCCGAAGTAGTCATTGGTGCAGATGTTGCAGTGATTTGTCTTGGTCCAGTCCCAGTAGGGGATGAAGAAGGAGTCATCATCCGTCAGCTCCCTGATCTCACGCTCAATGAACAGCAGGAACACTCTGTGCCAGAAGGGGAAGGCTGGGCCCTGATGGGCAGCATTCCTCGTAGAGTTGCGGTACGGCTTTGCTGCGTAATAGTGCAGCCAGATATAGTGATCATACACAGTGGCGTTCTTAAATTCATAGTTGCCTTCTATAGATGTGTCATTGCTCTCGAGGATGACATATTTTTCACTGTTAGTGCGCTTTGCCTTCTCCAACGCAGTAAAGAACCTGGACTTCTCTTCTGCAGTCAGACTAGTGATCTCCTTCCTCACAACGCTATGGATCTCATTACAGTGTGGGCCCTTGAACCCAGGCTTGCACTGGCTGCAGTCGAAACCATCAAAGTTTATGTTGCACCTGCATGCAGAGTCGTAGAAGGCATGGGGCCAGTCCTCTCGGTAGTCTATGTATGCATTGGACATTAGACTGTAGGTAGCACACAATCCCCGGCCAGCCCTGTAACCACAACGAGACCCCTGCCAGTCTGGGCAGCATGTGCGTGTTTCCAAGGCTTCTGGTGTGGTGCAGACGCGAGGGAATTGAGCTTCCAGAGCTGCTGggaagagcagcagcagcagggctgACAAAGATAAACACGGCAGCAGCATCTTTACTCCCTGAACTCTCGGATTCAAAAATATTCTCTATTCACCTCTGCTGAAGATCGCCCTTTATGTGCACTGAGCCTCCAGTACTGGCCAATGAAAATACACAGAGATGGGTGGGGTTTGTTTGGGACATTTAAAAGTCTGTTAAACATTATATAGTTCACAAGTGGGAGTTATTTTTAGTTAAAACGGATGATTTCCCAGAAGAGGTGCatcgatttaaaaaaaaataaacgggATGAATTCTTCCCACATAATGTGGTTTTGACATATTTAATACTGTACATAAACCCCCAGTTCAGACCTGgcaaatgcatttcaatttaaatacaatttttagTGTTTTCACTTGCAAATTCTCAACCAGAGACTCTCTAATTGATATTAATTGGGTAATTTCAATTGCTTTGTGATTACAGTACATCTGGGCTAATAATCAATTAAACTGTACTAATCTTTGTGCCGACTAACCCACTTCAGATCATCAAAGGGCCTGTAGCCATGATTTCTCTCTGTTTTTAGTAGTGTTTCAGTACATTTCTTTGAATTAGTGCCCCATAGGGTATGATAGGGCAAGTTTTTATACTTTCTTCCAAActgaaataatgaattaatcGATTGTACatcaacattttacaaatttgtattatttcggtaaggtgctgtgattcctcatgaattaatatatgaataccataggatttaaacatcaatacctcaTGATCATCATCTGAGCACATGAACCtgcacttaccctaaccctgttatacaagTGAATAACATAAAAACTCAGATGAAGTACGTGACATCTGATGTTTTCATCCTGGGGTATTCATATAGTAATCAATGAGGAATTACAGCACCTTACCACATTATAAAGTATGACCATTCCCGTTAATTGTGACTAATTCGTCAATTGTTGAATTGTTGTCACATCTAAGGCAATATGGTAGGTGTTGGTTACcctgctactactgctactggTAAGGATAGCTGCTTTCtcctggtgcgtgtgtgtgtgtgcatgtgcatgtgtgtgcatatgttttGCTTGGTGAACTAAAACGTGATCATACTTAAACTTGCATTCTTAAACTTTTTTCTTTGTATATTTATGAATAGTTTAGAATTGTTCGAACACTTTATTGAATTTGTGTGAAGCacttcaaatgtatttgtattttgttttttcagcatGTTTTCTTAGGAGCAGTGATCCTTTGAACTTTTGCAATGCACACCATTGCTACATAGATTGTAACCAgcaaacattgtattatttgttttatgtgtacTTTGTAATAAGGATTCAGCCTAGCTGATATAGGGCAGAAAACACACTTTATGCACATTCTTGTTAAATTATTCCATTCAGTTGGAAGGGATCTAAGTGGGTATTGTaaagtacattatttatttactctgaGTTCACTTTGATCCTGGGACCATTAAAGGGTGGTGTACTCAACTCAACTATATAGTACCAGGTGTAGGAGCCAAGTAGTTTATTTGCCTGtgttattatttagaataaatattgttggggtaaaattgccctctatgtattgtatatacccactgtataactgttagaaaatataagaaactttccagtaagttactagttaggttTTAATAGGATTTCtttgtttgtattatgttttctcTGCTCAAATTTATCTGCGGCAGGTGGAAACAATTTCTGCTTTGAGTAGCGAACTGAAATTATCTATAACACGTTCTTATTAGTACAGCGTGTGTTTGGTACCagcgcttccatgtctggactaattacaaagaaaaccttatgaattattgcttcccatgtctcagaactgccccgggacatatgccaagaaaatatcatccaggttcgggacggccccgaaactcctttgaaatactgcttgtagatgtataaaaggctgtgtgaaactttcaataaactgaagataaacgaacagacttcGGTGTCTGGCTTTTCCTTCCCGACTCTCCTGCTGAGGGTCTCCACTGTTGctgaagcgctcactggggtgcctgattcactggggaatctgaagggttgcttcaactgtaccttaacaaatatattttattctgtatttgtcTGTTATGCATTGTATCAGTTGTACTGGGTTTCTTTAAGAGAGCAAGCTTTTTGTATGTTCCATGGCTTATAcgcatacatatacattttaaattaactgtCATTTATATTCAGTTAGTTTAGCTATGGAGCCTCACGgttttctgaccatgtcctaACACCTGCGATAATTTATGAAATCGATTTGTTAACTGTATTATGATTACAATCAAAATCCTGTAAATATTGAACCAGTGGAAACtggaataaatgttttatttgcattatttacTGCAGAGTCTGTGTGGATAATGCCCACGCTAACTCAAAAAAAGCTGCTTCTACACCAGGTGTCGCATATGTTAAATGAAATAATTGCATCACTTTTGGGAGATGTTTTACCATTTCACAGATGTTACTGATGTAGGTTTTCATGCCTTTAATTTTCTGACTGCTGCAGTGAGGTGATGAGGGCATTTTTCTTCAGTGctgtttcttatttatttattttgcaatattttgACTGGAAGAATCTGGAAATTATTCTCTTTGGGACCTAAAGCACCAGGTGTAATCTGCTATGCTTGCGCTGTTTAGGAAGATCATATGATGTGTAATTAATTTGATCAAATTAAGTGAATGAAAAAATTATGTCAATACTTGTTTCAAGGCTCTTGCCCAAGTTGTGCCTCTGTGTGTTGCAAGGTGTGTGGTCCTCTGGGTGTTGTGCACTGTATTGTGTGTCCTGGTTAGGTATACTATTTGAGTTTCTACTCCTGTACTGTCAATAAGTAATAcatgctttttgtgttttctaaCTTTTAAACAAACAGCCTCTTGTGTTTGAAGAAAGCCGCGCAGCCCAAATTCAGCCAGGCAGGTCAATGACTCTGGgactaaaaacacaaatgttgaTTTAGTGACTGGGCTTTAATCACTTGTTATcactattttaatattattattgtaacacttgcactcattattatattattgtgtttttctttattggTTTTTCACTAGTGTTCAATGGTTTGcacatgtgttttattattcactttaaTATTCTCTTTAATAATTATTCTCACATTTCTCCTGCTGATTGTTTTACCTGCACCCCCCACCTGTAGACAAAGACTTGCCGGCTGACAGGCAGTCCGAGGTCCGGACTTGTTATTTTCTTCTAAGCTAGTTCTGACATAGTCTGGAGATATGTTTtcggtcattatcttgctgtaggatgaacccctgaccaactaggcgtATACTAGAGGGTATTACATGGCgttgcaaaatgctgtggtaacCGTTTTGGTTCAGGATGCCACTCACTGTGTAAGTCGCtgactctggatccagcaaaagagccccagaccatcacctcctccatgtttgacagttggtgtcacacactgaggaacaaATCCTCTCACCTACTCGACCGCTTACAAAAACCCTGTGTAATGAACcaaagatttcaaattttgattcaccggtccataagaccttcttccagtcttcagtagttCACAGGTGGTGCctcatggcccaggcaagcctctttttcttattttgtcatctttgcaatggctttcttactaccactcaacctgtagctcgaagtcttctcttcacagttgaatctgagacttgcttacttcgaccagtgttaagctgtgcttgaagctaATGTCCTGTGAGCCCCCTATCAcacaagctgttgactctcagaaacttgtcttctgattctgttgtggctttgggtctgccagaccttTTCCTGTCAGAGTTTAAACCAGTTTCCAAGTGTCTTTTGACGGTGTAGGAATCTGTACTAATTGACACCTTGGCTTTCTTTGTAATTTCTCTAAAATAAATACCTACACTTTAAAGGGTTATaatggtctgtctgtcttcctttGTTAATTGCCTTTATGtatggtgaaaaaataaaacggcGGCTGTGAGATTTGCAGCGGCTGCGacatttggaagtgctgaaaaaataaagcaggctGCGACATTTGCAGCGACTTTGAGATTTGGAagtactgaaaaaataaagcagctgctgcagcattttaagaagcaattacggaaagggagggtacattgtaaaatacatttgactTATGCCATCGGACAACAAGCAAGTCACGTCGTCCAAACCTGCTTCTCTGGAAGAGTCAACAGAATTTGAGAAAGGGGAGCCAACTGCACAGTGCAAaaagtatttatattaatatttttgtgatcttctgctctctatccactttgtggtgacatattaatagagttatagggctgtcctaaaatgtattagtaGAGCACTTTCAACACCTCCACTGTCACACATCCAGACCAGCACAGAGCCTACAGGGCCAGCTCTCTCTGGTGTCTGTTTGTCAGTGTCATGGAGGGTTATGTTTAAAGATCAACTGAAGAGaatttcataaaaatatatattaacagGAAAACACTAGTACCTTTTAGTATTAAGAATATGTAGCCCCCCGAAAAAGCTCACAGTGAAGAAGTAAGAAAGACTGGAATGCTGTCATACTGTCTCCATAAGTTAATGAAtgtagaacccgtctcggaaataactggaaaagtttttgagataaagcaaatagaactttaatatcaagctagcttggaagcaccacgtcaggaattccttcagtgagaacttaatgtttaccaatgTAATGAATGGGACTTTAACATCGACTGTGATTGCAATCTTTTAACACGGACTATCTTCACATTCTTTTAATGATTGTTAATACGCGTGCGAATGTATTGGGAGCACTTGAGCTAATAGGCTCAGTCCTGGTGAATCGGGATAAAAGGGGACAGCTGTGTACGATCGAGAGAGGCGAGGGGGATGACAGTGACAGTCCGAAGTCGAAGGAAAAGGGCAATCTGATCTCAACTGAGAGGAGGACTGGAGGAATTATTTGAAGCGTGCTTGACTGAACATGGACAGGCAGAGTGAGAGCGACGTCTGCCAACCAAAGACAGGAGTGGAGTTAAAAGAACTGGGCAAAGCGCAATTTGGACTAATTAATGAACTGTGTGAGTGGACATTCTCTTAAACCTTACCCATTCCCCAGACTGTTTTGTTGCAATTGTTTTGTATGGCCtttacttttattgtttttacctGAGTCGCTAAGTATTAattttagtattattttattattattattatggttggTTTGGATTAGTTGTGTGTATTCTATTTGGTATTTTGGTAATGGGTTATCTTTAAAGTAATTTTGGTTTTGtagttggtttgttttcatttatcttATATTGGGTTTGTAGAGGACCTCCCTGAGGTCCAGTTATTTTGACCTCCATCCCAAGTTTGTTAGAGGTGTATAGACAGGGAAGTAAAAGGGTAGAAGGGATTTTAAAGTAAGTGGCTATTTTTATGTGTGATTAATAAAGGCCATTTTTATTTACTTCTGTCTCCCTGATTCCTCCTCGTCGACTGTACTGTGTATTGCTCACCTTTccggaccccccccccccccagtataCTAAAGGTAGTGGCAGCGATTACGTTACCCTGGGTGAGTGTAAATAGGTTTTCCCCCCAGAATAAATAGGCTAACGCTACacaaacatgagtgaagctCATAGGAAGATGACGTAGAatgttgtggccgttcatccaatcagaaggtacaAGTCCGAGTCTGTTT
It includes:
- the LOC136750785 gene encoding 5,6-dihydroxyindole-2-carboxylic acid oxidase isoform X2 codes for the protein MLLPCLSLSALLLLLFPAALEAQFPRVCTTPEALETRTCCPDWQGSRCGYRAGRGLCATYSLMSNAYIDYREDWPHAFYDSACRCNINFDGFDCSQCKPGFKGPHCNEIHSVVRKEITSLTAEEKSRFFTALEKAKRTNSEKYVILESNDTSIEGNYEFKNATVYDHYIWLHYYAAKPYRNSTRNAAHQGPAFPFWHRVFLLFIEREIRELTDDDSFFIPYWDWTKTNHCNICTNDYFGVSDEHGHIHNDSLFSEWKTMCTYDNDTLGKICISPTKTPLHPIIRNPGKDIATKLLPTVCDVRYTLAAEKFDTPPYDGGAKCSFRNRLEGF
- the LOC136750785 gene encoding tyrosinase isoform X1, translating into MLLPCLSLSALLLLLFPAALEAQFPRVCTTPEALETRTCCPDWQGSRCGYRAGRGLCATYSLMSNAYIDYREDWPHAFYDSACRCNINFDGFDCSQCKPGFKGPHCNEIHSVVRKEITSLTAEEKSRFFTALEKAKRTNSEKYVILESNDTSIEGNYEFKNATVYDHYIWLHYYAAKPYRNSTRNAAHQGPAFPFWHRVFLLFIEREIRELTDDDSFFIPYWDWTKTNHCNICTNDYFGVSDEHGHIHNDSLFSEWKTMCTYDNDTLGKICISPTKTPLHPIIRNPGKDIATKLLPTVCDVRYTLAAEKFDTPPYDGGAKCSFRNRLEGFDVPQNNRHLNSSMHNLIHDYLNGTISHVPIAANDPIFLVHHAFVDKILEMWLETHQDAHYPNDTNIPKAQRPNSYMTAFFPLRHNDNYFNLKVLDLGYSYE